The following coding sequences are from one Microtus pennsylvanicus isolate mMicPen1 chromosome 1, mMicPen1.hap1, whole genome shotgun sequence window:
- the Pigx gene encoding GPI alpha-1,4-mannosyltransferase I, stabilizing subunit, with translation MLSESFNIEAPNYLSKESAVLIYARQDAQCIDCFQASLPVHYRYHRPHRKDGDTLIVINNPDLLMYCDQEFPVLKCWGQSEVAAPCALKSEEMCRWKNMQYKSIRKNLTLQVPVGLTIHTSLVCSVTLLITILCSSLILVAVFKYGHFSL, from the exons ATGCTATCAGAAAGTTTTAATATAGAAGCTCCCAACTatttgtccaaagagtctgcagTCCTCATTTACGCACGACAAGACGCACAGTGCATCGACTGTTTTCAGGCCTCTTTGCCTGTGCACTATCGCTATCACCGGCCCCATAGGAAGGATGGAGACACCCTGATTGTGATCAACAACCCAGACCTACTGATGTACTGTGACCAAG AGTTCCCTGTTTTGAAATGCTGGGGTCAGTCAGAAGTAGCAGCTCCTTGTGCTTTGAAAAGTGAGGAGATGTGCCGGTGGAAGAATATGCAGTATAAATCA ATCCGGAAGAATTTGACCCTACAAGTTCCAGTGGGACTGACGATCCACACCTCTTTGGTGTGTTCTGTGACTCTGCTCATCACCATCTTGTGCTCTTCTTTGATCCTTGTAGCTGTTTTCAAATACGGCCACTTTTCCCTGTGA
- the Cep19 gene encoding centrosomal protein of 19 kDa, producing the protein MKCVAKKCGIRFQPPAIVLIYDNETEGKSRQRIMPVRNFSKFSDCTRAAEQLKNNPRHKSYLEQVSLKQLEKLFSFLRGYLQGQSLAETMEQIQRETTIDPEEDLNKLDDKELAKRKSIMDELFEKNQKRKDDPGFVYDIEVEFLQDEQLSCSWDTESADEF; encoded by the exons ATGAAATGTGTTGCCAAGAAATGTGGAATTAGATTCCAGCCCCCGGCTATCGTCTTGATTTACGACAATGAGACGGAGGGAAAGAGCCGCCAGCGCATTATGCCAGTCCGAAACTTCTCGAAGTTCTCAG actGCACCAGAGCTGCTGAGCAATTAAAGAATAACCCACGGCACAAGAGTTACCTGGAGCAGGTGTCCCTGAAGCAGCTGGAGAAGCTCTTCAGTTTTTTACGAGGTTACTTGCAGGGGCAGAGCTTGGCAGAGACGATGGAACAAATTCAACGGGAAACAACCATTGACCCCGAGGAAGACCTGAACAAACTCGATGACAAGGAGCTGGCCAAAAGGAAGAGCATCATGGATGAACTTTTTGAGAAAAATCAGAAGAGAAAGGATGACCCCGGTTTTGTGTATGACATTGAAGTTGAGTTCCTGCAGGATGAGCAGCTGTCCTGCAGCTGGGACACAGAGTCAGCTGACGAGTTCTGA